AAATTCACTATGCTTGGCGGAAGAATTCCCAAGGGAGTTCTTCTGATGGGTCCTCCGGGATCCGGTAAGACGCTTTTGGCCAGGGCGGTAGCGGGTGAGGCCGGCGTGCCTTTCTTTTCCATTTCCGGATCGGATTTTGTCGAGATGTTCGTCGGCGTCGGCGCCTCAAGGGTGCGCGATCTCTTCGAACAGGGAAAGAAGAATGCTCCATGCATCATCTTCATAGATGAGATCGATGCGGTGGGCAGGCATCGCGGCGCCGGCTTGGGCGGCGGGCACGATGAGAGGGAACAGACCCTCAACCAACTCCTCGTTGAGATGGACGGATTCGAGTCTAACGAGGGAGTCATAATAATGGCCGCCACTAACAGGCCCGATGTTCTCGATCCGGCTCTGCTTCGCCCCGGCAGATTCGATAGGAGGGTGATAGTTCCGCCGCCGGATGTCGGGGGGCGCGAAGCGATACTCAAGGTGCACGCAGCAAACAAGCCTCTGGCCGCGGACGTCAAACTTGAGATCATCGCGAAAGGAACGCCGGGTTTCTCAGGGGCGGATCTTGAAAATCTTGTCAATGAGGCGGCCCTTCTTGCCGCGCGAGCCTGTAAAAAGAAGATCGACATGTCTGATTTTGAAATAGCCAAGGACAAGGTCCTCATGGGCACGGAGAGAAAGAGCATGATCATCTCCGAGGAAGAAAAGAAGAACACGGCATATCACGAGGCAGGACATACCCTCGTCGCAAAATATCTCCCCGGCGCCGATCCGATACATAAAGTTACGATCATTCCGAGAGGGGCGGCCCTGGGCCTTACTCAACAGCTGCCTACCGACGACAGGTACACCCAGAACAAGAGGTTCTGCGAAAACAGCCTCGTACTTCTTATGGGCGGAAGGGCTGCCGAGGAACTCGTATTCAATCAGCCTACGACAGGGGCCGGAAACGATATCGAACGAGCCACCCACCTCGCCAGGAAGATGGTCTGCGAGTGGGGAATGAGCGAAAAACTGGGACCGCTTGCCTTCGGCAAAAAGGAGGAGGCGATATTCCTGGGCAGAGAGCTTTCCCGTCACTCCGATTACAGCGAGGAGACCGCGAGAGAAATAGACGGTGAGATTCGCCGCCTGGTGACTTCCAACTACGAAAAGGCGAAGAGCATAATATCGGAACACAGGGATCAGCTCGAAAGCCTGGCTCAGGCCCTTCTGAAACACGAATCCTTAAACGGCGAGCAGATCGACCAGGTCATGCGCGGTGAGGAGGTCGTCATCCAGCAACAAGAGATTCGCAGGGACATCCTCAAGGAACAGCAAGAAGAGGGAAAAGCGGTAAAGCAGAACCCCGCAGCCGACACATCT
This genomic stretch from Myxococcales bacterium harbors:
- a CDS encoding ATP-dependent metallopeptidase FtsH/Yme1/Tma family protein; the protein is MKQAHKTVALWLVIILLVLSVLHMMNQPVQTAEKISFSEFMKAAQNNSIESVSIQEDEYKGKFKSDYKTGSRFETIGPIDSERALSVLGASDAKIDYLKKKETPFWQSMLISWLPMLLLFGFFFFSMRQLQAGGGKAMSFGRSKAKLIADNLKRITFADVAGVDEAKDELREIIAFLREPKKFTMLGGRIPKGVLLMGPPGSGKTLLARAVAGEAGVPFFSISGSDFVEMFVGVGASRVRDLFEQGKKNAPCIIFIDEIDAVGRHRGAGLGGGHDEREQTLNQLLVEMDGFESNEGVIIMAATNRPDVLDPALLRPGRFDRRVIVPPPDVGGREAILKVHAANKPLAADVKLEIIAKGTPGFSGADLENLVNEAALLAARACKKKIDMSDFEIAKDKVLMGTERKSMIISEEEKKNTAYHEAGHTLVAKYLPGADPIHKVTIIPRGAALGLTQQLPTDDRYTQNKRFCENSLVLLMGGRAAEELVFNQPTTGAGNDIERATHLARKMVCEWGMSEKLGPLAFGKKEEAIFLGRELSRHSDYSEETAREIDGEIRRLVTSNYEKAKSIISEHRDQLESLAQALLKHESLNGEQIDQVMRGEEVVIQQQEIRRDILKEQQEEGKAVKQNPAADTSF